One window from the genome of Myxococcales bacterium encodes:
- a CDS encoding electron transfer flavoprotein subunit beta/FixA family protein, which yields MKILVPIKRVPDPALKTKVKDNVIDLSAANWIINPFDEYALETALRLLENGETKAKEGEIVVVTIGGEDAGTQLRRALAMGADRAIRVEAVDASLDAHVVMSVLAAIYAQEKPDLVLMGKQAVDGDAGQVGQLLAGVLGLPQATFAGNIELAADKASLLVGREVDAGVEYKRVGFPSVVTVDLRIVAPKSVKNGVTPDSFTYHDEPRIPSMKGQMDAKKKPLEVKALADYTTATPMVKETTVTLPPPRTAGQIVPDVATLVKKLVEEAKAL from the coding sequence GTGAAGATACTAGTTCCCATTAAACGTGTGCCCGATCCGGCGCTCAAGACCAAGGTGAAGGACAACGTCATCGACCTCTCGGCCGCCAATTGGATCATCAATCCGTTCGACGAATACGCGCTGGAAACCGCGCTGCGCCTTTTGGAAAATGGCGAGACCAAGGCCAAGGAAGGCGAGATCGTCGTCGTCACCATTGGCGGCGAAGACGCCGGCACGCAACTGCGCCGCGCGCTGGCCATGGGCGCCGACCGCGCGATTCGCGTCGAGGCCGTCGATGCCTCGCTAGATGCGCACGTCGTTATGAGCGTGCTCGCGGCGATCTACGCGCAAGAAAAACCCGACTTGGTGCTCATGGGCAAGCAAGCCGTTGATGGCGATGCCGGCCAGGTTGGCCAGTTGCTCGCGGGCGTGCTCGGGCTGCCGCAGGCGACCTTCGCCGGCAATATCGAGCTGGCCGCCGACAAGGCATCGTTGCTAGTAGGCCGTGAGGTCGACGCCGGCGTCGAATACAAGCGCGTCGGCTTTCCGTCGGTCGTAACGGTCGACCTGCGCATCGTCGCGCCCAAGTCGGTCAAGAACGGCGTGACGCCGGATTCGTTCACCTACCACGACGAGCCGCGCATACCGTCGATGAAGGGTCAGATGGACGCCAAGAAAAAGCCGCTCGAGGTCAAGGCATTGGCCGACTACACCACTGCGACGCCCATGGTGAAAGAAACCACTGTCACCCTGCCGCCGCCTCGTACGGCGGGCCAAATTGTGCCCGACGTCGCGACGCTGGTGAAAAAACTCGTTGAAGAGGCTAAGGCGCTTTAG
- a CDS encoding TetR/AcrR family transcriptional regulator — MTAHSSPQPPPEEAPNDKQAEKRSRILVAAEKVFARSGFFAAKVSEIAKEANVADGTIYLYFKNKDDLLISLFESRVDHVNAVLTQAIAPYRDPSEQMAALIRTYLKLVQDQPAVAEVLTIELRQSSKFMKEYSAGPFAELLRIISGIIARGQEQGEFVTSGTAPLLARMIFGMLDELALAWLLLPETSEPGGPGHGKPSRTKFELGQTAESAVAFVLQGLLRRK; from the coding sequence ATGACGGCTCATTCATCGCCGCAACCTCCGCCGGAAGAGGCGCCTAACGATAAGCAGGCGGAAAAGCGCAGCCGTATCTTGGTGGCGGCTGAGAAGGTGTTTGCGCGTTCGGGGTTTTTCGCCGCCAAGGTCAGTGAAATCGCAAAAGAGGCGAACGTCGCCGATGGCACGATCTATCTCTATTTCAAGAACAAGGACGACCTGCTGATTTCACTGTTTGAGTCGCGGGTCGACCACGTCAATGCGGTGCTTACGCAGGCCATCGCGCCCTACCGCGATCCGTCCGAGCAAATGGCGGCCCTCATTCGCACGTATCTAAAGCTGGTGCAAGACCAGCCCGCGGTGGCCGAAGTCCTTACCATCGAGCTGCGCCAAAGCTCCAAGTTTATGAAGGAATACTCGGCGGGCCCGTTTGCCGAGTTATTGCGCATCATCAGCGGCATCATCGCGCGCGGCCAAGAGCAAGGCGAGTTTGTCACCTCGGGCACCGCGCCCCTGCTGGCGCGCATGATCTTTGGCATGCTAGACGAGCTTGCGCTGGCGTGGCTGTTGTTGCCCGAAACCAGCGAGCCAGGCGGACCTGGGCATGGTAAGCCGAGCCGAACGAAGTTTGAGTTGGGGCAGACGGCCGAGTCGGCGGTTGCCTTCGTGCTACAAGGCCTTCTGCGGAGGAAATAA
- a CDS encoding DUF58 domain-containing protein, whose amino-acid sequence MLAAAPSLAMPEASPSRWRRLQAWIASPTALRQLTFTREGKWITFLAIAIGIAAINTGNNLLYLLVGWLLSFIVASGVLSEWALRDVEIERRLPSMVFAGEPVVIELTAHNRHGSRAAYSLEVTDVVDGAALDKRCYVLRIAAAGAQTLTYSHIFTQRGLHHISGVRLATRFPFGFFHKTRIIALPEQIMVLPARVQVRALPPRPTRRGETSASKIGRDGEFYGIREQRLGDDRRSIHWSSTAKMGRYMVREREQEQAHQTSIYVEHGVTDEARALVANHSPSGLACRLAYERAISYAASLAAFYLDRGYLVEVIGRGLAVPPGGGRAHTAAVLRALALAPLVDAATPFAASKLPSGARVFVRPKLAIGGARPEAMVVEV is encoded by the coding sequence ATGCTCGCTGCCGCTCCCTCCCTTGCCATGCCTGAGGCATCGCCTTCGCGGTGGCGCCGCTTGCAGGCATGGATCGCCAGCCCAACCGCGCTGCGCCAGCTGACGTTTACGCGCGAAGGCAAATGGATCACGTTTTTGGCCATCGCCATCGGCATCGCGGCGATCAATACCGGCAACAACCTGCTCTACTTGCTGGTCGGCTGGCTGCTATCTTTTATTGTTGCCTCAGGCGTGCTGTCCGAATGGGCCTTGCGCGATGTTGAGATCGAGCGCCGCCTGCCAAGCATGGTGTTTGCCGGCGAGCCGGTCGTGATCGAGCTGACCGCGCATAATCGCCATGGCTCGCGCGCGGCCTATTCGCTGGAAGTCACCGACGTCGTTGATGGGGCGGCGCTCGACAAGCGCTGCTACGTGCTGCGCATCGCGGCGGCGGGGGCGCAGACGCTCACGTACAGCCACATTTTTACCCAGCGCGGCCTGCACCATATCAGCGGCGTGCGCCTTGCGACGCGCTTTCCGTTTGGTTTTTTTCACAAGACTCGCATCATCGCACTGCCTGAGCAGATCATGGTCTTGCCCGCGCGCGTGCAGGTGCGCGCGCTGCCGCCACGCCCCACCCGCCGCGGCGAGACCTCGGCATCAAAGATTGGGCGCGACGGCGAATTTTATGGCATCCGCGAGCAGCGCCTCGGCGATGACCGGCGGTCGATTCACTGGAGCTCGACGGCGAAGATGGGGCGCTACATGGTGCGCGAACGCGAGCAAGAGCAGGCCCACCAAACGTCGATCTATGTCGAGCATGGCGTGACCGACGAGGCGCGCGCGCTCGTCGCCAACCACTCGCCCAGCGGCCTGGCATGCCGGCTGGCTTATGAGCGTGCGATTAGCTATGCGGCGAGCCTCGCGGCGTTCTATCTCGACCGCGGGTATCTCGTCGAGGTGATTGGCCGCGGCCTGGCGGTTCCCCCAGGCGGGGGGCGCGCGCACACCGCGGCCGTGTTGCGAGCACTTGCGCTCGCCCCATTGGTCGACGCGGCGACGCCGTTTGCGGCGTCTAAATTGCCAAGCGGCGCGCGGGTCTTTGTGCGCCCCAAATTGGCCATCGGGGGTGCGCGGCCCGAAGCCATGGTGGTCGAGGTCTAA
- the truA gene encoding tRNA pseudouridine(38-40) synthase TruA: MIRRVKLVIEYDGSALCGWQRQQNGPTVQGHLERCLGEVVGHAVTVVGASRTDAGVHAHGQVAVCEIDNTIPDLGLRRATNAALPPSIALVEVSPAADDWHPRYSATAKHYRYQVLTRHDRSPFSHGRMWHVDRPIDLGAIARALPAFVGTHDFSAFRAIGCDAATPVREIFSVTAAQVDPNLLQFDIHGNAFLRNMVRIVVGTLVDIGLGRAEQTDVAAIIASKDRTQAGQTAPPDGLSLMQVFYSGARPYVPRERRAIT, translated from the coding sequence ATGATCCGGCGCGTCAAGCTAGTTATCGAATACGACGGCAGCGCGCTCTGTGGCTGGCAGCGCCAACAAAACGGCCCAACCGTGCAGGGGCACTTGGAGCGCTGCCTGGGCGAGGTGGTCGGCCACGCCGTCACCGTGGTTGGCGCCTCGCGCACCGATGCCGGCGTGCATGCGCACGGCCAGGTCGCGGTGTGCGAGATCGACAACACGATCCCAGACCTCGGCCTGCGGCGTGCCACCAACGCGGCGCTGCCCCCGTCGATTGCGCTCGTCGAGGTTTCGCCGGCCGCCGACGACTGGCACCCGCGCTACTCAGCGACTGCCAAGCACTATCGCTACCAGGTGCTGACGCGCCATGATCGCAGCCCGTTTAGCCATGGCCGCATGTGGCATGTCGACCGGCCGATTGACCTTGGCGCCATCGCGCGCGCGCTGCCGGCCTTCGTCGGCACCCACGACTTCTCGGCGTTTCGCGCCATCGGCTGCGACGCGGCGACGCCGGTGCGCGAGATCTTTAGCGTCACGGCGGCGCAGGTCGACCCCAACCTCTTGCAGTTTGACATCCACGGCAACGCGTTTTTGCGCAACATGGTGCGCATCGTCGTTGGCACGCTGGTCGATATTGGCCTGGGCCGCGCCGAACAGACCGACGTCGCCGCCATCATCGCCAGCAAGGACCGCACGCAGGCCGGCCAAACCGCGCCCCCCGATGGCCTATCGCTCATGCAGGTCTTCTACAGCGGCGCCAGGCCCTACGTCCCGCGCGAGCGCCGCGCGATCACCTAG
- a CDS encoding DUF3488 domain-containing protein translates to MQFAAAHKLTTYVMLGAAFVALIGGGAVDPLTAVLGTLGLIASWWMEPPRFDLARHQTAWTVASMIALTYALLLVVARGDLLGGGTMLIVFLAVAKACQRRTNRDWGQLVFLSVAMLIAASVLNTGVLFAACFAVFVITSTWAFTLLHLRRDVEENILTGHAQPAARQLATERILSSRRLVDRRFFLSTGLVSLAVFAATVLLFLSIPRVGVGFAGRQQQSVSMVGFSDGVQLGGHGTLKRDQTIVMRVKVDAPYQGRSAPYLRWRGAALDHYSMGQWTRSPVAPSTDATATSAGPGRLRRTLAAFSGVPRSDLVRQEIWLEPLDTNVLFGASMPVAVEYPVPPPRAGRRFSERNDEFRFDRREAFTYVAYSRIEEPSRASLIAQGRVQTASPRFEAYRQIPSEITTRTRDLARTIVGDAATDYEKAERLRDWLRGNLSYSLELKDPGGLEPIDYFLFERKAGHCEYFASAFVILGREVGLYTRQVNGFLGGEWNEYDNYIAVRAGDAHSWAEVYLGEAGWVTFDATATGAADLMGRGASGPLDKLRRMMDSLRFAWSQWVIEYSLGRQMGLIRSVVRGIAGALAAVKSAINAALGWLAARWYLIVLPLGLLGAAWAFWRWRKTPSDSTPMRPLGEIATLFARVERALASHGHARSPATTPREFLGQVGARDPSWHPFTEAVLIPYYAAQWGSQAAAAQPVRDATRQLEAESLRRIAEAAARPK, encoded by the coding sequence ATGCAGTTCGCGGCGGCCCATAAGCTCACCACCTATGTCATGCTTGGCGCGGCGTTTGTCGCGCTCATTGGCGGTGGCGCGGTCGATCCGCTCACCGCGGTGCTCGGCACCCTTGGCCTCATCGCGTCTTGGTGGATGGAGCCGCCTCGATTTGACCTGGCGCGCCACCAAACGGCGTGGACGGTAGCGTCCATGATCGCGCTGACGTATGCCCTACTGCTCGTCGTCGCCCGCGGCGATTTGCTCGGCGGCGGCACGATGCTGATCGTGTTCCTCGCGGTCGCCAAAGCCTGTCAGCGCCGCACCAATCGCGACTGGGGGCAGCTCGTCTTCCTCTCGGTGGCCATGCTCATCGCCGCCTCCGTGCTCAACACGGGCGTGTTATTTGCGGCGTGCTTCGCGGTGTTCGTTATCACCTCGACGTGGGCGTTTACGTTGCTGCATTTGCGACGCGACGTCGAAGAAAACATCCTGACCGGCCACGCGCAGCCAGCGGCGCGCCAGCTCGCCACCGAGCGCATCTTGTCGTCGCGTCGCCTCGTCGATCGCCGATTTTTTCTCAGCACCGGGCTGGTTTCGTTGGCGGTATTTGCCGCCACCGTGTTGCTGTTTTTGTCCATTCCGCGGGTTGGCGTCGGGTTTGCCGGCCGCCAGCAGCAATCCGTGAGCATGGTGGGGTTTTCGGACGGCGTGCAATTGGGCGGCCACGGCACGCTCAAGCGCGATCAAACCATCGTCATGCGCGTCAAGGTCGATGCGCCGTATCAGGGTCGCTCCGCGCCGTACTTGCGCTGGCGCGGGGCCGCGCTCGATCACTACAGCATGGGCCAGTGGACCCGCTCGCCGGTGGCGCCAAGCACCGATGCCACGGCAACGAGCGCGGGCCCAGGCCGCCTGCGGCGCACGCTTGCCGCCTTTAGCGGCGTGCCGCGGAGCGACTTAGTGCGGCAGGAAATCTGGCTGGAACCGCTGGACACCAACGTGCTCTTTGGCGCCTCCATGCCTGTCGCCGTCGAATACCCGGTCCCCCCACCACGCGCCGGCAGGCGCTTTAGCGAACGCAACGATGAATTTCGCTTCGACCGCCGCGAGGCGTTCACCTACGTCGCCTATTCGCGCATCGAAGAGCCGTCGCGCGCGTCGCTCATTGCGCAAGGCCGCGTGCAGACCGCCTCGCCGCGCTTTGAGGCCTATCGGCAAATCCCGAGCGAAATCACCACCCGCACGCGCGACCTTGCGCGCACGATTGTCGGCGACGCGGCCACCGACTACGAGAAGGCGGAACGCCTGCGCGACTGGTTACGCGGCAATCTCAGCTATTCGCTCGAGCTTAAGGACCCCGGCGGCCTCGAGCCGATTGATTATTTTTTATTCGAGCGCAAGGCGGGTCACTGCGAATACTTCGCCTCGGCGTTTGTAATTCTCGGCCGTGAGGTCGGGCTTTACACGCGCCAGGTCAACGGCTTTCTTGGCGGCGAATGGAACGAGTACGACAACTACATCGCCGTCCGCGCCGGCGATGCCCACTCATGGGCTGAGGTGTATTTGGGCGAGGCTGGATGGGTTACGTTCGACGCCACCGCGACCGGCGCCGCGGATCTGATGGGGCGTGGCGCCAGCGGCCCCTTGGACAAGCTGCGCCGGATGATGGACAGCCTGCGCTTTGCGTGGTCGCAATGGGTGATTGAATATAGCCTTGGGCGTCAAATGGGGCTCATTCGCAGCGTGGTCCGTGGCATCGCTGGCGCGCTCGCCGCCGTAAAATCGGCGATCAATGCCGCGCTTGGGTGGCTGGCTGCGCGCTGGTACCTTATCGTCTTGCCGCTGGGCCTCTTGGGCGCGGCGTGGGCGTTTTGGCGCTGGCGGAAGACACCGTCAGACTCGACGCCTATGCGACCGCTGGGGGAGATCGCTACGCTTTTTGCTCGCGTCGAACGCGCGCTGGCGTCGCATGGGCATGCGCGCTCACCCGCGACCACGCCCCGCGAATTCCTGGGTCAGGTGGGCGCGCGCGACCCGTCGTGGCATCCATTTACCGAGGCGGTGCTGATACCCTACTACGCCGCCCAGTGGGGCAGCCAGGCGGCCGCAGCGCAACCGGTTCGAGATGCCACCAGGCAGCTCGAAGCCGAATCGCTGCGGCGAATCGCCGAGGCAGCCGCGCGGCCAAAGTGA
- a CDS encoding MoxR family ATPase — MAATAPASTRDPLPRPSRDLTAASAKAEQATLTAAIGKLEQSIGLVIRGKERPIRLAVAALLARGHLLIEDIPGVGKTTLGRALARSVGGAFRRIQFTSDLLPSDIIGVNIYDAGDRKFEFKRGPLFANIVLADEINRTTPRTQSALLEAMSEGKVSVDDETYDLAQPFMVLATQNPSEQFGTYPLPESQLDRFLLRIQLGYPDRAIEREVLRERTNADPVARLEPALDLATVLSLQDAVEAVAVDERILDYAMNVVEETRRHPSIAVGVSTRGALAWFRVAQALALCEGRTYCVPDDFKQLAQPALAHRISLRGMYDGGGTQRAECARAIDDILARVVVPT; from the coding sequence ATGGCCGCCACCGCACCCGCCTCAACGCGTGACCCCCTGCCCCGCCCGTCGCGAGACCTGACCGCCGCGAGCGCCAAGGCCGAGCAAGCCACCCTCACCGCCGCCATCGGCAAGCTCGAGCAGAGCATTGGCCTAGTGATTCGCGGCAAGGAGCGCCCCATCCGCCTTGCGGTGGCGGCGCTGCTCGCGCGTGGCCACTTGCTCATCGAAGACATTCCCGGCGTTGGCAAGACGACGCTGGGCCGCGCGCTGGCGCGCAGCGTCGGCGGCGCCTTTCGCCGTATTCAGTTCACCAGCGATTTGCTGCCATCCGACATCATCGGCGTCAACATCTACGACGCGGGCGACCGCAAGTTTGAGTTTAAGCGCGGGCCGCTGTTTGCCAACATCGTGCTCGCCGACGAGATCAATCGCACCACGCCGCGCACCCAGTCGGCCTTGCTCGAGGCGATGAGCGAGGGCAAGGTCAGCGTCGACGACGAGACCTACGACCTCGCACAGCCCTTTATGGTGCTAGCGACGCAAAACCCCTCCGAGCAATTTGGCACCTACCCGCTGCCGGAATCGCAGCTCGACCGCTTTTTGCTGCGCATCCAGCTCGGCTATCCCGATCGCGCGATTGAGCGCGAGGTGCTGCGCGAGCGCACCAATGCCGATCCGGTGGCGCGCCTCGAGCCCGCCCTCGATTTGGCGACCGTGCTCAGCCTGCAAGACGCTGTTGAGGCCGTGGCGGTCGACGAGCGCATTCTCGATTATGCGATGAACGTGGTCGAGGAGACGCGCCGGCACCCATCGATCGCGGTGGGGGTGTCGACGCGTGGCGCGCTGGCGTGGTTTCGTGTCGCGCAAGCGCTAGCGCTCTGCGAAGGCCGAACGTACTGCGTGCCCGATGACTTCAAGCAGCTTGCCCAACCGGCGCTGGCCCACCGCATCAGCCTGCGCGGCATGTACGATGGCGGCGGCACCCAGCGCGCCGAGTGTGCCCGCGCCATCGACGATATCCTGGCGCGCGTCGTCGTTCCGACCTGA
- a CDS encoding Bax inhibitor-1/YccA family protein, translated as MQHFESARGDVAALASSSERTAFLRRTYTVLGIALLGWVGLTAGMMTLTPELSLSWSQMAMGGRWSWLLVMGAFMAVGYAAERMARSNTSQGVQLAGLALFVVAQSLIVQPMLWIAIAMGTKSGNFDPQTTIMQAAGITGVVFVGLTSIVFITKKDFSFMRGVLTVLSFAALGIIILSLIFGFNLGTLFSGAMVALMAGYILFQTSMVMQTFPTNHHVAAALMLFSTIATLFWYVLRLLMESRR; from the coding sequence ATGCAACACTTTGAATCCGCTCGTGGCGATGTCGCGGCGCTAGCTAGTTCTAGCGAGCGCACGGCCTTTTTGCGCCGCACCTACACCGTGCTCGGCATCGCCTTGCTGGGATGGGTCGGGCTTACAGCTGGCATGATGACGCTGACGCCGGAGCTATCGCTGAGCTGGTCGCAGATGGCCATGGGTGGCCGCTGGTCGTGGCTGCTCGTGATGGGTGCCTTTATGGCCGTAGGCTATGCGGCCGAACGCATGGCGCGCTCCAACACGTCGCAGGGCGTGCAGCTGGCAGGTCTTGCCCTCTTCGTCGTGGCCCAGTCACTCATCGTGCAGCCAATGTTATGGATCGCGATTGCGATGGGGACCAAATCGGGCAACTTCGACCCGCAGACAACCATCATGCAGGCCGCCGGCATCACTGGCGTTGTGTTCGTCGGGCTGACCAGTATCGTCTTCATCACCAAGAAGGACTTTTCGTTCATGCGCGGTGTGCTCACCGTGCTGAGCTTTGCCGCGCTCGGCATCATCATTTTGTCCCTGATCTTTGGGTTCAACCTCGGCACGCTGTTTTCTGGCGCCATGGTCGCGCTGATGGCGGGGTACATCCTGTTTCAGACCAGCATGGTGATGCAGACGTTCCCGACCAATCACCATGTCGCCGCGGCGCTCATGCTGTTTTCGACCATCGCGACGCTGTTTTGGTATGTGCTGCGGCTGCTCATGGAATCCCGCCGCTAG
- the prfA gene encoding peptide chain release factor 1 encodes MLEQRGFIDKMESLSRRLDEVGALLTDHEIIGQRAKFMALSKEHAELSPIVEAWRRYDKMQRDIAQARGMIDTETDPELRDMAREDLAQLEGARAALGSEIQILLLPKDPNDSKNTILEIRGGTGGDEAAIFAGDLFRMYTRFAERNGWKVELMSASEGSSGGYKEIVMFIEGKDVYAKLKFESGVHRVQRVPATETQGRIHTSAATVAVLPEVEEVDLKIEDKDLRIDVYRSSGAGGQSVNTTDSAVRITHIPTGIQVAMQDERSQHKNKLKGMKVLRSRILDAQQAARQAEESSMRKSQVGSGDRSEKIRTYNFPQDRCTDHRIGLTKHNLPTVMDGHIGDIIDALRAHDQAAALESQANG; translated from the coding sequence ATGCTCGAACAACGTGGGTTCATAGACAAGATGGAATCGCTCTCTCGTCGGCTCGACGAGGTGGGAGCGCTGCTAACCGATCACGAAATCATTGGCCAGCGCGCTAAGTTCATGGCGCTCTCCAAGGAGCACGCCGAGCTCTCGCCCATCGTCGAGGCGTGGCGCCGCTACGACAAGATGCAGCGCGACATCGCGCAGGCGCGTGGGATGATCGATACCGAAACCGATCCCGAGCTGCGGGACATGGCGCGTGAGGACCTGGCGCAGCTCGAAGGGGCCCGCGCCGCGCTTGGCAGCGAGATCCAAATCCTGCTCCTACCCAAGGACCCCAACGACTCCAAAAACACGATCCTCGAAATTCGCGGCGGCACCGGGGGCGACGAGGCGGCGATTTTTGCGGGCGACTTGTTTCGCATGTACACGCGGTTTGCCGAGCGCAACGGCTGGAAGGTCGAGCTGATGAGCGCCAGCGAGGGCAGCTCGGGCGGCTACAAGGAAATCGTCATGTTCATCGAGGGCAAGGACGTCTACGCCAAGCTCAAGTTCGAGTCGGGCGTGCACCGCGTGCAGCGCGTGCCTGCGACCGAAACCCAAGGCCGCATCCATACCTCCGCCGCCACGGTGGCGGTCCTGCCGGAGGTCGAGGAGGTCGATCTAAAGATCGAAGACAAGGATCTGCGCATCGACGTGTATCGCTCCAGCGGCGCCGGCGGGCAATCGGTCAACACCACAGACTCCGCGGTGCGCATCACGCATATTCCCACCGGCATCCAGGTGGCCATGCAAGACGAGCGCTCGCAGCACAAGAACAAGCTCAAGGGCATGAAGGTGCTCCGCTCGCGCATCCTCGATGCCCAGCAGGCGGCGCGCCAGGCCGAGGAAAGCAGCATGCGCAAGTCACAGGTTGGCTCGGGCGACCGCTCTGAGAAAATTCGGACCTACAACTTCCCGCAGGACCGCTGCACGGACCACCGCATAGGCCTAACCAAGCACAACCTGCCAACCGTCATGGACGGGCATATTGGGGATATCATCGATGCGCTGCGCGCGCACGACCAGGCCGCGGCGCTTGAGTCTCAAGCTAATGGCTAG
- a CDS encoding thioredoxin domain-containing protein, producing the protein MKLSARLLSAALTIVLCPVLVAASCKKKEPEGPTADPREVMAAADKSSPTTTPAATAKAATVDTTAVPGVDTSKLATAQATLFFKLVDSLQSPCGKAHSLRTSITTDASCIRAPFAGKYLVALIEEGATEEQAKAEFENHYQNPRKNYTFSLTPPLQGPAGAPLVLVEFFDYACPHCARFSPILDDAIKALGGKAVLYYKNFPLKHNADSPMAARAALAADAQGRFSEMHKMLFASVGKHKRADVLGYAKSLGLNLAKFEKDLDAAAARVEADKGEGTAAEVDGTPRLYINGKSYDGPMHPMFLQLWLQEELAVLEAAKK; encoded by the coding sequence ATGAAGCTCTCTGCGCGCTTGCTGTCCGCGGCCCTAACCATCGTGCTTTGCCCCGTCTTGGTTGCGGCCTCCTGCAAAAAGAAGGAGCCAGAGGGGCCCACGGCAGACCCCCGCGAGGTGATGGCGGCTGCCGATAAATCGTCCCCCACCACCACCCCGGCAGCAACCGCCAAGGCTGCCACCGTCGATACGACGGCCGTGCCGGGCGTCGACACGAGCAAGCTGGCGACCGCGCAAGCGACGCTGTTTTTCAAGCTGGTCGATTCCTTGCAATCGCCGTGCGGCAAGGCCCACAGCCTGCGCACCAGCATCACCACCGATGCTAGCTGCATCCGCGCGCCGTTTGCCGGCAAGTATCTCGTCGCCCTCATCGAAGAGGGCGCGACCGAGGAGCAGGCCAAGGCCGAGTTCGAAAATCACTACCAAAACCCGCGCAAGAATTACACGTTTTCGCTGACGCCACCGCTGCAGGGCCCCGCGGGCGCACCGCTTGTACTAGTTGAGTTTTTTGACTACGCCTGCCCGCATTGCGCGCGGTTCTCGCCGATTCTCGACGACGCGATCAAGGCCTTGGGCGGCAAGGCGGTGCTCTACTACAAGAACTTCCCCCTCAAGCACAACGCCGACTCGCCCATGGCCGCACGCGCCGCGCTTGCGGCCGATGCGCAAGGCCGCTTTTCCGAGATGCACAAGATGCTGTTTGCCTCGGTGGGCAAGCACAAGCGCGCCGACGTGCTGGGCTACGCCAAGTCGCTTGGGCTTAATCTCGCCAAGTTCGAGAAAGACCTCGACGCTGCTGCGGCCCGCGTGGAGGCCGACAAGGGCGAGGGCACGGCCGCCGAAGTTGACGGGACGCCGCGTCTCTACATCAACGGCAAATCGTACGACGGCCCGATGCATCCGATGTTTCTCCAGCTGTGGCTGCAGGAAGAGCTCGCCGTGCTCGAAGCCGCCAAGAAGTAG
- the rpmE gene encoding 50S ribosomal protein L31 — protein sequence MKASVAHPHYRPVKISCACGHVHNTFSTRPDFSIDICSQCHPFFTGKQKLMDSAGRIDRFNKKYGKKASA from the coding sequence ATGAAAGCATCAGTCGCCCACCCACATTATCGACCGGTTAAGATTTCCTGCGCTTGCGGCCACGTGCACAACACGTTCTCGACGCGTCCAGATTTCTCGATCGACATCTGCTCGCAGTGCCACCCGTTTTTCACCGGCAAGCAAAAGCTGATGGACTCCGCAGGCCGCATCGATCGCTTCAACAAGAAGTACGGCAAGAAGGCCTCGGCTTAA
- the dapB gene encoding 4-hydroxy-tetrahydrodipicolinate reductase, which produces MKRVAIIGGSGRMGLAIAEVLRGETAPLVCAASIGRDAANLADVLASVDVYIDVSSPAGTLATAQAAAAHGCAAVIGTTGLDVEALTAIERLAAKVPVLVTANFSLGVNTLLALAARAAASLPTWDAEIVEAHHRHKRDAPSGTALALGAAIAEARHWPSTAITAERHGLVGPRPAQEIAIAAVRGGDVIGEHTVMLLGDGERIELSHRATDRRIFARGAVAAAAWLCGRPAGRYTMADVVSLPT; this is translated from the coding sequence ATGAAACGCGTCGCCATCATCGGCGGCAGCGGTCGCATGGGCCTGGCGATCGCCGAGGTGCTGCGCGGTGAGACTGCGCCGTTAGTGTGTGCGGCGAGTATCGGACGCGACGCCGCAAACCTCGCCGACGTCTTAGCTTCCGTCGATGTGTATATCGACGTGTCATCACCTGCGGGCACCCTTGCCACGGCGCAGGCCGCGGCGGCGCATGGCTGTGCCGCCGTGATCGGCACAACCGGGCTCGACGTGGAAGCGCTTACCGCCATCGAGCGGCTGGCGGCAAAGGTGCCCGTGCTCGTCACCGCCAATTTTTCCCTGGGCGTCAACACGCTGCTGGCGCTCGCGGCGCGGGCGGCCGCCTCACTCCCGACGTGGGACGCGGAAATCGTGGAAGCTCATCATCGTCACAAACGCGACGCGCCCTCGGGGACCGCGCTTGCCCTGGGCGCGGCGATCGCCGAGGCGCGCCACTGGCCAAGCACGGCCATCACCGCCGAGCGTCACGGCCTGGTTGGCCCGCGTCCTGCCCAAGAAATCGCCATTGCGGCGGTGCGCGGCGGCGACGTCATAGGTGAGCACACCGTGATGCTGCTCGGCGACGGCGAACGGATCGAACTCTCACATCGCGCGACCGATCGCCGGATCTTTGCACGAGGTGCCGTCGCGGCAGCCGCGTGGCTATGTGGACGTCCCGCGGGGCGTTACACCATGGCCGACGTCGTATCTCTACCTACATAA